In Pseudomonas sp. ADAK18, a single window of DNA contains:
- a CDS encoding helix-turn-helix transcriptional regulator, with protein sequence MSIDLDEIIKALAHPVRRDILNWLKDPKVQFPEQLHNHEYGICAGQIDQRCGLSQSTVSAHLANLQRAGLISSQKAGQWHFFKRNEDVIQAFLKALTEELSTPL encoded by the coding sequence ATGTCCATCGACCTCGACGAAATAATAAAAGCCCTGGCGCACCCAGTACGGCGAGACATCCTCAACTGGCTGAAAGACCCGAAAGTGCAGTTCCCCGAGCAACTGCACAACCACGAATACGGCATTTGCGCCGGGCAGATCGACCAGCGCTGCGGCTTGTCCCAGTCGACCGTGTCAGCCCACCTGGCCAACTTGCAACGGGCGGGGCTGATCAGCAGCCAGAAGGCCGGCCAATGGCACTTTTTCAAACGCAACGAGGATGTGATCCAAGCCTTCCTCAAAGCGCTCACCGAAGAACTCAGCACACCGCTGTAA
- a CDS encoding alkene reductase, whose product MTTIFDPIKLGDLELSNRIIMAPLTRCRADAGRVPNALMAEYYVQRASAGLILSEATSVTPMGVGYPDTPGIWSNDQVRGWANVTKAVHGAGGKIFLQLWHVGRISHGSYLNGETPVAPSALQPKGHVSLVRPLADFPTPRALETAEIADIVDAYRVGAENAKAAGFDGVEIHGANGYLLDQFLQSSSNQRTDNYGGSVENRARLLLEVTDAAIEVWGAGRVGVHLSPRADLHDMGDENLSETFTYVARELGKRGIAFICSREKEAGDSLGPQLKAAFGGPYIVNERFTKDSANAWLASGKADAVAFGVPFIANPDLPARLKADAPLNEAHPETFYAKGPVGYIDYPTLAL is encoded by the coding sequence ATGACGACTATTTTCGATCCGATCAAACTGGGCGACCTGGAACTGTCGAACCGCATCATCATGGCGCCGCTGACCCGCTGCCGTGCCGACGCCGGTCGCGTCCCCAATGCGCTGATGGCTGAATACTACGTACAACGGGCGTCCGCCGGGCTGATCCTCAGCGAAGCGACTTCCGTGACGCCGATGGGCGTGGGTTACCCGGACACCCCGGGCATCTGGTCCAACGACCAGGTACGCGGCTGGGCCAACGTGACCAAAGCCGTACACGGCGCAGGCGGCAAGATCTTCCTGCAACTGTGGCACGTCGGCCGGATTTCTCACGGGTCCTACCTCAACGGCGAGACCCCGGTGGCCCCGAGCGCCCTGCAGCCTAAGGGCCACGTCAGCCTGGTCCGCCCGCTGGCCGACTTCCCTACTCCGCGCGCCCTGGAAACCGCTGAAATCGCCGACATCGTCGACGCTTACCGCGTAGGTGCCGAGAATGCCAAGGCCGCCGGTTTTGACGGTGTAGAGATCCACGGGGCCAACGGCTACCTGCTCGACCAGTTTCTGCAAAGCAGCAGCAACCAGCGCACTGACAACTACGGGGGTTCCGTGGAAAACCGTGCCCGCCTGCTGTTGGAAGTGACTGACGCGGCGATCGAAGTCTGGGGCGCTGGCCGTGTGGGTGTGCATTTGTCGCCCCGCGCCGATCTTCACGACATGGGCGATGAAAACCTGTCGGAAACGTTCACCTACGTCGCTCGTGAACTGGGCAAGCGTGGCATCGCCTTCATTTGCTCCCGTGAGAAAGAAGCCGGCGACAGCCTGGGCCCACAGCTCAAGGCAGCGTTCGGCGGCCCGTACATCGTCAACGAACGCTTCACCAAGGACAGCGCCAATGCCTGGCTGGCCTCGGGCAAAGCGGATGCGGTGGCCTTTGGTGTGCCCTTCATTGCCAACCCGGATCTGCCGGCTCGCCTGAAGGCCGATGCGCCACTGAATGAAGCGCATCCTGAGACGTTCTACGCCAAGGGCCCGGTCGGCTACATCGACTACCCGACCCTGGCACTCTGA
- a CDS encoding MFS transporter: protein MPLSLLILALSAFAIGTTEFVIMGLLPDVAADLGVSIPGAGWLVTGYALGVAIGAPFMALATAKLPRKAALVVLMGIFIIGNLLCAMASDYNVLMLARVVTALCHGAFFGIGSVVAANLVPANKRASAVALMFTGLTLANVLGVPLGTALGQEAGWRSTFWAVTVIGVVALIGLIRFLPAKRDEEKLDMRAELKALKGAGIWLSLTMTALFSASMFTLFTYVAPLLGDVTGVSPKGVTWTLLLIGLGLTVGNIIGGKLADKRLAATLIGVFISMAVVSTVLTWTSVALIPTEITLFLWATASFAAVPALQINVVTFGKAAPNLVSTLNIGAFNVGNALGAWVGGSVIAHGFGLTSVPLAAAVLAVLALLVTLITFRQSGDADLAPATN from the coding sequence ATGCCCCTCTCGCTACTCATCCTGGCCTTAAGCGCCTTCGCCATCGGTACCACCGAGTTCGTCATCATGGGCCTGCTGCCCGATGTGGCGGCCGACCTGGGTGTATCGATTCCCGGCGCCGGCTGGCTGGTGACTGGCTACGCCCTGGGTGTGGCCATCGGTGCGCCCTTCATGGCACTGGCCACCGCCAAGCTGCCGCGCAAGGCCGCACTAGTAGTGTTGATGGGCATTTTCATCATCGGCAACTTGCTCTGTGCCATGGCCAGCGACTACAACGTGCTGATGCTTGCCCGTGTGGTCACCGCGCTGTGCCACGGTGCCTTCTTTGGTATCGGTTCGGTCGTGGCAGCCAATCTGGTGCCGGCCAACAAGCGCGCTTCGGCCGTGGCCTTGATGTTCACCGGCCTGACCTTGGCAAACGTCCTCGGCGTACCGCTGGGTACCGCGCTGGGTCAGGAAGCCGGCTGGCGCTCGACCTTCTGGGCGGTAACCGTGATTGGCGTAGTCGCCTTGATCGGTCTGATCCGCTTCTTGCCGGCCAAGCGCGATGAAGAAAAACTCGACATGCGTGCCGAACTCAAGGCCCTCAAGGGCGCCGGCATTTGGCTGTCGTTGACCATGACCGCGCTGTTTTCGGCATCCATGTTCACCCTCTTCACCTACGTCGCACCGTTGTTGGGGGATGTCACTGGCGTCTCGCCCAAAGGTGTGACCTGGACCCTGCTGCTGATCGGCCTCGGCCTGACTGTCGGCAACATCATTGGCGGCAAGCTGGCGGACAAGCGCCTGGCGGCCACCCTGATCGGTGTGTTTATCAGCATGGCGGTGGTCTCCACGGTGCTGACCTGGACCAGCGTCGCGCTGATCCCGACTGAAATCACCCTGTTCCTCTGGGCCACCGCCTCGTTTGCCGCCGTACCGGCGCTGCAGATCAACGTGGTGACCTTCGGCAAGGCGGCCCCCAACCTGGTGTCCACCTTGAACATCGGTGCTTTCAACGTCGGCAACGCCCTCGGTGCCTGGGTCGGCGGCAGCGTGATCGCCCATGGTTTCGGCCTGACCAGCGTGCCTTTGGCCGCTGCAGTCCTGGCGGTCCTCGCCCTGCTGGTGACCCTGATTACTTTCCGTCAGAGCGGCGATGCCGACCTGGCCCCTGCGACTAACTGA
- the emhA gene encoding efflux RND transporter periplasmic adaptor subunit EmhA, with protein MQLKPAVTALVTAVALASLLSGCKKEEAAPPAQTPQVGVVTIQPQAFTLTSELPGRTTAYRIAEVRPQVNGIILKRLFKEGGDVKEGQQLYQIDPSVYEATLKSAQANLQQTKSISDRYKQLVNEQAVSRQEYDTAVANRLTSEANLQSADINVRYTKVYAPLTGRIGRSSVTEGALVSNGQTNAMAVIQQLDPIYVDVTQSSVELLELRRELESGRLQKAGDNSAKVKLTLEDGSPYSLDGKLEFSEVSVDETTGSVTIRAVFPNPDHTLLPGMFVHAQLQAGVNSAAILAPQQGVTRDLKGTPTALVVGADNKVELRQLKASRTVGSQWLIEDGLKAGDRVITEGLQFVRPGVEVKATEATNVKAANPAPAPATDKAAGGKGE; from the coding sequence ATGCAACTTAAGCCAGCTGTTACCGCTCTGGTCACTGCCGTCGCCCTGGCATCGCTGCTCAGCGGATGTAAAAAGGAAGAAGCGGCTCCGCCCGCTCAAACCCCTCAGGTCGGCGTGGTCACCATTCAACCTCAAGCCTTCACCCTGACGTCCGAGCTCCCGGGCCGCACCACGGCTTACCGCATCGCGGAAGTCCGTCCTCAGGTCAACGGCATCATTCTCAAACGCCTGTTCAAGGAAGGCGGTGACGTCAAAGAAGGCCAGCAGCTCTATCAGATCGATCCGTCGGTCTATGAGGCCACCCTGAAAAGCGCCCAGGCCAACCTGCAACAGACCAAGTCGATTTCCGATCGCTACAAGCAATTGGTCAACGAACAGGCTGTCAGCCGGCAGGAGTACGACACTGCCGTCGCCAACCGCCTGACATCGGAAGCCAACTTGCAAAGCGCCGATATCAACGTGCGCTACACCAAGGTCTACGCACCGCTGACTGGCCGCATTGGCCGCTCCTCGGTCACCGAAGGTGCCCTGGTCAGCAACGGCCAGACCAACGCCATGGCGGTGATCCAGCAACTGGACCCGATCTACGTCGACGTCACCCAGTCCTCGGTTGAACTGCTGGAGTTGCGCCGCGAGCTGGAAAGCGGTCGCCTGCAAAAAGCCGGTGACAACTCGGCCAAGGTCAAACTGACCCTGGAAGATGGCAGCCCGTACAGCCTCGACGGCAAGCTGGAGTTCTCGGAAGTCTCGGTCGACGAAACCACCGGTTCCGTGACCATTCGTGCCGTGTTCCCCAACCCTGACCACACCCTGCTGCCGGGCATGTTTGTCCACGCGCAATTGCAGGCCGGTGTGAACAGCGCGGCGATTCTTGCCCCGCAACAGGGTGTGACCCGTGACCTCAAAGGCACGCCAACTGCTCTGGTGGTCGGTGCGGACAACAAGGTCGAATTGCGCCAGCTCAAGGCCAGCCGTACCGTTGGCAGCCAATGGCTGATCGAAGACGGCCTCAAAGCCGGTGATCGCGTGATCACTGAAGGACTGCAATTCGTGCGCCCTGGCGTTGAAGTCAAGGCTACCGAAGCGACTAACGTGAAGGCAGCAAACCCGGCCCCTGCCCCGGCAACTGATAAAGCTGCGGGCGGCAAAGGGGAGTAA
- a CDS encoding Ig-like domain-containing protein — MNPNDKSINPAQLIVEAGVGSALVEMLNSSNPVGLGAGLLSTPSITAILDKHGASQIVNNGGSMDDPAPQLRGQGEPGSVVTIYDNGQVLGQTLVDKAGGWSLQVFFFDTLIEPGEHAFTVVNEAGEGSEPFHVTVTAMDVAQPVITSAYDNVGETGTIISDGNTDDDTPTFTGKGEPGTYVYLYEDNQVVSRALADADGNWTIDSNQLSSGEHVFTVRAHGGEHSEPFVLNVTGVPEKPSGKPVIESIYDDNGESGTVISGGSTDDNTPSFSGKGEPGIRIYLYEGDTRLATTLVDANGNWTISDQVFLAPGNHVFTLTDNNGERSEPFVLNVNEATLGKPVIESIYDDRGEPGTVISGGSTDDSTPSFSGKGEPGIRIYLYEGDTRLATTLVDANGNWTISDQVSLAPGNHVFTLTDNNGDRSEPFVLNVTEATLGKPVIESALDNIGANTGLIGDGATTDDARPTLQGRGEPNTTVSLYVDGRYMVSTVVADDGSWNLLSPRALAPGEHVFTVRGDDVVSDPFVLTVINAPQAATLVIESAFDLTGPMTGMIGDGSATDEHQPVFHGHGEPDAPVFLFVSTGGDRLLVGSGVVQSDGTWEVGVDSNRSLASGHNVFTVSDGVSDSTPFTLHIGIDDESILMTAVQDDTTSDVVPLALSLSDLLQDASGELFAGEMTLPSINDIHPELDLSVVVETDGGINTWVAVPSLILESELTHAA; from the coding sequence ATGAACCCGAATGACAAGAGTATCAATCCAGCACAGTTGATTGTTGAAGCAGGAGTCGGGAGTGCGCTGGTCGAAATGTTAAACAGCAGCAACCCGGTCGGTCTGGGGGCGGGTCTATTATCAACGCCGTCGATCACCGCGATACTGGATAAACACGGCGCTTCGCAAATCGTCAATAACGGCGGCAGCATGGACGATCCCGCTCCGCAGTTGCGTGGCCAAGGTGAGCCAGGTTCAGTAGTGACGATCTACGACAACGGCCAGGTACTGGGACAGACGCTCGTCGACAAGGCAGGCGGCTGGAGCCTACAGGTATTTTTCTTCGACACCCTGATCGAGCCAGGTGAACATGCCTTTACCGTGGTCAACGAAGCAGGTGAGGGTTCCGAACCGTTCCATGTGACGGTAACGGCGATGGACGTCGCCCAGCCCGTAATCACCTCGGCTTACGACAATGTGGGCGAAACAGGCACGATCATCAGCGATGGTAATACTGACGACGACACCCCGACTTTCACCGGCAAGGGTGAGCCTGGCACCTACGTTTACCTGTATGAAGACAATCAGGTTGTCTCCAGGGCCTTAGCGGATGCAGACGGCAATTGGACGATTGATTCAAATCAACTGTCGTCTGGCGAGCACGTATTCACAGTGAGGGCCCACGGAGGTGAGCATTCGGAGCCGTTTGTGCTGAACGTGACCGGAGTTCCTGAAAAACCCTCTGGCAAGCCAGTAATCGAATCGATTTACGACGATAACGGTGAATCGGGCACGGTCATCAGCGGCGGTAGTACGGATGACAACACCCCGTCATTCTCCGGCAAGGGCGAACCAGGTATTCGCATTTACCTTTACGAGGGCGACACTCGCCTTGCTACTACTCTGGTAGATGCGAACGGCAACTGGACGATCAGCGATCAGGTTTTCCTGGCGCCGGGTAATCACGTGTTTACGCTGACGGACAACAACGGCGAGCGTTCGGAACCGTTCGTGTTGAACGTGAACGAAGCGACCCTTGGCAAGCCAGTGATCGAATCAATTTACGACGATAGGGGTGAACCGGGCACGGTCATCAGCGGTGGTAGTACGGATGACAGCACCCCGTCATTCTCCGGTAAGGGCGAGCCAGGTATTCGCATTTACCTTTATGAGGGCGACACTCGCCTTGCTACTACCCTGGTAGATGCGAACGGCAACTGGACGATCAGCGATCAGGTTTCCCTGGCGCCAGGTAATCACGTGTTTACGCTGACGGACAACAATGGCGATCGTTCGGAACCGTTCGTGTTGAACGTGACCGAAGCGACCCTTGGCAAGCCAGTGATCGAATCTGCGCTGGATAATATCGGTGCCAATACTGGTTTGATTGGCGACGGTGCTACCACCGACGACGCGCGGCCGACGCTGCAGGGTCGTGGCGAACCGAACACCACGGTATCCCTGTACGTAGACGGCAGGTACATGGTGAGTACCGTAGTGGCTGATGATGGCAGTTGGAACTTGCTCTCGCCACGCGCCCTCGCACCCGGCGAACACGTTTTCACCGTGAGAGGGGATGATGTGGTGTCCGATCCGTTCGTGTTGACCGTGATTAACGCTCCGCAAGCGGCAACGTTGGTGATCGAGTCAGCATTTGACCTGACAGGCCCGATGACTGGAATGATTGGCGACGGTAGCGCCACTGACGAGCATCAGCCGGTCTTCCACGGCCATGGTGAACCGGATGCGCCGGTGTTCTTGTTTGTGAGCACTGGCGGAGATCGCTTGCTGGTCGGTAGCGGTGTAGTGCAGTCAGACGGGACATGGGAAGTGGGTGTAGATAGCAACCGCTCGCTGGCTTCTGGTCATAATGTGTTCACTGTGTCCGACGGTGTAAGCGACTCGACGCCTTTCACTCTGCACATTGGCATTGATGATGAATCAATATTGATGACCGCAGTACAAGACGACACCACCAGTGACGTGGTGCCCCTGGCTCTGTCGTTGTCCGACTTGCTACAGGATGCATCGGGCGAGTTGTTTGCCGGTGAAATGACGCTGCCTTCCATCAACGACATACACCCGGAGTTGGACCTGAGCGTCGTTGTTGAAACCGATGGTGGTATCAATACCTGGGTAGCAGTTCCGAGCCTGATTCTGGAGTCAGAACTGACTCACGCGGCGTAA
- the emhR gene encoding efflux system transcriptional repressor EmhR, whose protein sequence is MVRRTKEEAQETRKQILEAAEQAFYERGVARTTLADIAALAGVTRGAIYWHFSNKADLVQAMLDTLHEPLDEMARASESEDEVDPLGCMRKLLIHLFRQVALDPKTRRINEILFHKCEFTDEMCDLRRQRQTASLECNLRIGLALRNAVHRGQLPENLDTVRAAVCMHAYIDGILGQWLLVPDSFQLHQEAERWVDIGLDMLRLSPGLRN, encoded by the coding sequence ATGGTCCGTCGTACCAAAGAGGAAGCTCAGGAAACGCGCAAACAGATACTTGAAGCCGCCGAGCAAGCCTTTTACGAGCGCGGGGTTGCGCGTACCACGCTGGCGGATATCGCAGCGTTGGCCGGTGTGACGCGCGGTGCCATCTATTGGCATTTCAGCAATAAGGCCGACCTGGTGCAGGCGATGCTCGACACCTTGCATGAGCCTCTGGACGAAATGGCCAGGGCCAGCGAGAGCGAGGACGAAGTCGACCCGCTGGGCTGTATGCGCAAGTTGCTGATTCATCTGTTCCGTCAAGTGGCCCTGGATCCGAAAACCCGGCGCATCAATGAGATTTTGTTTCATAAGTGCGAATTCACCGATGAAATGTGTGATCTGCGCCGTCAGCGTCAGACGGCCAGCCTTGAATGCAATTTGCGCATCGGGTTGGCCCTGCGTAACGCGGTCCATCGCGGGCAGCTACCGGAAAACCTCGACACCGTACGTGCGGCGGTGTGCATGCATGCCTATATCGACGGGATCCTCGGCCAGTGGCTGCTGGTGCCGGACAGTTTTCAGCTACACCAGGAGGCTGAGCGCTGGGTCGATATCGGGTTGGACATGCTGCGCTTGAGCCCTGGCCTGCGCAATTAA
- a CDS encoding ACP phosphodiesterase codes for MNYLAHLHLGGQLPAQLLGSLYGDFVKGRLQGQFSPQIESAIQLHRSIDRYTDSHPLVGAALSRFSLTRRRYAGIVLDVFFDHCLARDWALYADQPLERFTSDVYRVLAAEPALPGRLAQIAPYMAADDWLGSYREFAVMEQVLRGIARRLTRPEELGHAMQELRQLYEPLSEDFRVFYPQLQAFSNSQLATQS; via the coding sequence ATGAATTATCTCGCACATCTGCACCTGGGCGGCCAACTTCCTGCTCAACTGCTCGGCAGCCTGTATGGCGACTTCGTTAAAGGTCGCCTGCAAGGCCAGTTCAGCCCGCAAATCGAGTCGGCGATTCAACTGCATCGCTCAATCGATCGCTACACCGATAGCCACCCGCTTGTAGGGGCGGCGCTGTCGCGTTTCAGCCTGACCCGTCGACGCTACGCAGGAATCGTCCTTGATGTGTTTTTCGATCATTGCCTGGCGCGGGATTGGGCGTTGTATGCCGATCAGCCACTGGAGCGGTTTACGTCGGATGTGTATCGGGTGCTGGCGGCGGAACCGGCATTGCCGGGGAGGCTGGCGCAGATTGCGCCGTATATGGCGGCGGATGACTGGTTGGGTTCTTATCGCGAATTTGCGGTGATGGAACAGGTACTTCGGGGAATCGCCCGGCGCCTGACACGGCCCGAGGAATTGGGCCATGCCATGCAGGAATTGCGGCAGTTGTATGAGCCACTGAGTGAGGATTTTCGAGTGTTCTACCCACAATTGCAGGCGTTTTCGAACAGCCAACTGGCAACACAGAGCTAA
- the emhB gene encoding efflux RND transporter permease subunit EmhB, which yields MSNFFINRPIFAWVIALVIMLVGALSILKLPINQYPSIAPPAIAISVTYPGASAQTVQDTVVQVIEQQLNGIDNLRYVSSESNSDGSMTITATFEQGTNSDTAQVQVQNKLNLATPLLPQEVQQQGIRVTKAVKNFLLVIGVVSTDGSMTKDDLSNYIVSNMQDPISRTAGVGDFQVFGAQYAMRIWLDPAKLNNFNLTPVDVKNAISAQNVQVSSGQLGGLPAAPGTQLNATIIGKTRLQTAEQFKAILLKVNADGSQVRVGDVADVGLGGENYSISAQFNGSPASGLAVKLANGANALDTAKALRQTIADLEPFFPAGMKVVFPYDTTPVVTESIKGVVETLVEAIVLVFLVMFLFLQNFRATVITTMTVPVVLLGTFGILAAFGFSINTLTMFAMVLAIGLLVDDAIVVVENVERVMSEEGLSPKDATIKSMGQIQGALVGIALVLSAVLLPMAFFGGSTGVIYKQFSITIVSAMALSVLVALIFTPALCATMLKAIPKGEHGTPKRGFFGWFNRTFDRSVKSYERGVGNILRHKAPYLLIYVIIFVGMIWMFLRIPSSFLPEEDQGVLFAQVQTPAGSSAERTQVVVDEMREYLLRPAKDGGEGDAVNSVFTVTGFNFAGRGQSSGMAFIMLKPWDERNADNSVFKLAQRAQMHFFSFRDAMVFAFAPPAVLELGNATGFDVFLQDRAGIGHEKLMEARNQFLGMAAQSKILSQVRPNGLNDEPQYQLEVDDEKASALGVTLSDINNTLSIALGSSYVNDFIDRGRVKKVFLQGRDNSRMSPEDLKKWYVRNSAGTMVPFSAFAKGEWVYGSPKLARYNGVEAMEILGAPAPGYSTGEAMAEVERIAAKLPKGVGISWTGLSYEERLAGSQAPALFALSLLMVFLCLAALYESWSIPIAVVLVVPLGIIGALLATTLRGLSNDVYFLVGLLTTIGLAAKNAILIVEFAKDLHEQGKSLQEAAIEACRMRLRPIIMTSLAFILGVVPLAISTGAGSGSQHAIGTVVIGGMITATILAIFWVPLFFVTVSSMGRRKNADKPDDTETPHNEAGR from the coding sequence ATGTCGAACTTTTTCATCAACCGCCCGATTTTCGCCTGGGTAATTGCCCTGGTGATCATGCTGGTCGGTGCTCTATCGATCCTCAAGTTGCCCATTAACCAGTACCCGAGCATCGCCCCACCGGCGATCGCCATCTCCGTGACCTACCCAGGCGCCTCTGCACAAACCGTGCAGGACACCGTGGTGCAGGTTATCGAGCAGCAGCTCAACGGTATCGACAACCTGCGTTATGTCTCCTCGGAAAGTAACTCCGACGGCAGCATGACCATTACCGCGACGTTCGAACAAGGCACCAACTCGGACACCGCTCAGGTTCAGGTGCAGAACAAGCTGAACCTGGCCACCCCGCTGCTGCCTCAAGAAGTGCAGCAACAGGGTATCCGCGTCACCAAGGCCGTGAAGAACTTCCTGCTGGTGATCGGTGTGGTATCCACCGACGGCAGCATGACCAAGGACGACCTGTCCAACTACATCGTGTCCAACATGCAGGACCCGATCTCGCGGACTGCCGGTGTAGGTGACTTCCAAGTCTTCGGTGCCCAGTACGCCATGCGTATCTGGCTCGATCCGGCCAAACTGAACAACTTCAACCTGACTCCGGTCGATGTGAAGAACGCTATTTCCGCGCAGAACGTACAGGTGTCCTCCGGGCAACTGGGTGGTTTGCCGGCAGCCCCAGGCACACAGCTGAACGCCACGATCATTGGCAAGACCCGCCTGCAGACTGCCGAGCAGTTCAAGGCGATCCTGCTCAAGGTCAACGCTGACGGCTCGCAAGTGCGCGTCGGTGATGTGGCCGATGTTGGCCTCGGTGGTGAAAACTACAGCATCAGCGCCCAGTTCAACGGCAGCCCGGCTTCCGGCCTGGCCGTGAAACTGGCCAACGGCGCCAACGCCCTGGACACCGCAAAAGCGTTGCGCCAGACCATCGCCGACCTGGAACCCTTCTTCCCTGCTGGGATGAAAGTGGTATTCCCGTACGACACCACTCCAGTGGTGACCGAGTCGATCAAGGGTGTAGTTGAAACCCTGGTCGAAGCGATCGTGCTGGTGTTCCTGGTGATGTTCCTGTTCCTGCAAAACTTCCGCGCCACGGTGATCACCACCATGACGGTACCGGTGGTATTGCTGGGTACCTTCGGGATCCTCGCGGCCTTCGGTTTCAGCATCAACACGTTGACCATGTTCGCAATGGTGCTCGCCATCGGCTTGCTGGTGGACGATGCCATCGTTGTGGTGGAGAACGTCGAACGGGTGATGAGTGAGGAAGGCCTGTCACCCAAGGATGCCACCATCAAATCGATGGGGCAGATCCAGGGTGCGCTGGTGGGTATCGCGCTGGTGCTGTCGGCCGTACTGTTGCCGATGGCGTTCTTCGGCGGCTCCACCGGCGTAATCTACAAACAGTTCTCGATCACCATCGTGTCAGCCATGGCGCTGTCCGTACTGGTTGCCCTGATCTTCACCCCTGCCCTGTGCGCCACCATGCTCAAGGCCATTCCCAAGGGTGAACACGGCACGCCAAAGCGCGGATTCTTCGGCTGGTTCAACCGCACTTTCGACCGCAGCGTGAAGAGCTACGAGCGTGGCGTGGGCAATATCCTACGGCACAAGGCACCGTACCTGCTGATCTACGTGATCATCTTCGTGGGCATGATCTGGATGTTCCTGCGTATCCCGTCGTCCTTCCTTCCGGAAGAAGACCAAGGCGTGCTGTTTGCCCAGGTCCAGACGCCAGCCGGTTCCAGTGCCGAACGTACCCAGGTGGTGGTCGACGAAATGCGCGAATACCTCCTGCGTCCAGCCAAGGACGGTGGTGAGGGTGACGCTGTGAACTCGGTGTTCACCGTGACCGGCTTCAACTTCGCCGGTCGTGGCCAGAGTTCGGGTATGGCGTTCATCATGCTCAAACCATGGGACGAGCGTAACGCTGACAACAGCGTGTTCAAGCTGGCCCAACGTGCACAGATGCACTTCTTCAGCTTCCGCGATGCAATGGTGTTTGCCTTTGCTCCGCCGGCCGTACTGGAGTTGGGTAACGCCACCGGTTTCGACGTATTCCTGCAAGACCGTGCCGGTATCGGCCACGAGAAGCTGATGGAAGCGCGTAACCAGTTCCTGGGCATGGCGGCGCAAAGCAAGATCCTCAGCCAGGTCCGTCCAAACGGCCTGAACGACGAACCGCAATACCAGTTGGAGGTCGACGACGAGAAGGCCAGCGCCTTGGGCGTGACCCTGTCTGACATCAACAACACCCTGTCGATTGCGCTGGGCAGTAGCTATGTCAACGACTTCATCGACCGCGGTCGGGTGAAGAAGGTGTTCCTGCAAGGTCGCGATAACTCTCGCATGAGTCCGGAAGACCTGAAGAAATGGTACGTGCGCAACAGCGCCGGAACCATGGTGCCGTTCTCTGCCTTCGCCAAGGGTGAGTGGGTCTACGGTTCGCCGAAACTGGCCCGTTACAACGGCGTGGAAGCGATGGAAATCCTCGGTGCTCCGGCGCCTGGCTACAGTACCGGTGAGGCCATGGCGGAAGTTGAGCGTATCGCCGCGAAACTGCCAAAAGGTGTCGGTATCTCCTGGACCGGCCTGTCTTACGAGGAACGTCTGGCAGGTTCCCAGGCACCGGCCTTGTTTGCCCTATCGTTGCTGATGGTGTTCCTGTGCCTGGCGGCACTGTACGAAAGCTGGTCGATTCCGATCGCGGTTGTTCTGGTGGTGCCGCTGGGGATTATCGGTGCGCTGCTGGCGACCACGCTGCGCGGTCTGTCCAACGACGTGTACTTCCTGGTGGGTCTGTTGACCACCATTGGTCTGGCGGCGAAAAACGCCATCCTGATCGTCGAGTTCGCCAAAGACCTTCATGAACAGGGCAAGAGCTTGCAGGAGGCCGCCATTGAGGCCTGCCGCATGCGTCTGCGTCCAATCATCATGACGTCCCTGGCGTTTATTCTCGGCGTGGTGCCACTGGCCATCTCCACGGGCGCGGGCTCGGGAAGCCAACACGCCATCGGTACCGTAGTGATCGGCGGTATGATCACCGCTACCATCCTGGCGATCTTCTGGGTACCCCTGTTCTTCGTCACGGTATCGTCCATGGGCCGCAGGAAAAATGCGGACAAACCAGACGACACTGAAACTCCACACAATGAGGCTGGCCGATGA